The following are from one region of the Arachis duranensis cultivar V14167 chromosome 10, aradu.V14167.gnm2.J7QH, whole genome shotgun sequence genome:
- the LOC107470274 gene encoding uncharacterized protein LOC107470274 isoform X1, whose protein sequence is MFGLGMVEGCGIPWLIWIQFLVSFLLLFVLFCFTLDHTDDEDGGATAAPATASTSITRFHVHDIHQIQNDKQVAEDDETSTVVVTSNLRHTQQGGENLDIKDDIVSCSSLKSEEESTDDNEDSSSPELFLHPCQYFQLATVAFLKCFGLDSTPDPSSTCRRRKRKES, encoded by the exons ATGTTCGGTTTAGGGATGGTAGAGGGATGTGGAATTCCATGGCTGATTTGGATTCAATTCttagtttcttttcttctccttttcgtTCTATTTTGCTTCACTCTAGATCACACCGATGATGAGGATGGCGGTGCCACCGCCGCGCCGGCCACCGCTTCTACTTCTATCACTAGGTTCCATGTCCATGATATTCACCAGATTCAAAACGACAAGCAGGTCGCCGAGGACGATGAAACGTCCACCGTCGTAGTTACCTCCAATCTACGCCATACACAG CAGGGCGGAGAGAACCTAGATATAAAGGATGACATTGTATCATGTTCAAGCTTGAAAAGCGAAGAAGAAAGTACAGATGACAATGAGGATTCATCATCACCTGAATTATTTTTACACCCTTGTCAGTATTTCCAGTTAGCCACAGTAGCTTTTCTCAAATGTTTCGGCCTAGATTCTACGCCTGACCCTTCTTCAACCTGTAGGCgtaggaaaagaaaagaaagttga
- the LOC107470274 gene encoding uncharacterized protein LOC107470274 isoform X2 produces MFGLGMVEGCGIPWLIWIQFLVSFLLLFVLFCFTLDHTDDEDGGATAAPATASTSITRFHVHDIHQIQNDKQVAEDDETSTVVVTSNLRHTQGGENLDIKDDIVSCSSLKSEEESTDDNEDSSSPELFLHPCQYFQLATVAFLKCFGLDSTPDPSSTCRRRKRKES; encoded by the exons ATGTTCGGTTTAGGGATGGTAGAGGGATGTGGAATTCCATGGCTGATTTGGATTCAATTCttagtttcttttcttctccttttcgtTCTATTTTGCTTCACTCTAGATCACACCGATGATGAGGATGGCGGTGCCACCGCCGCGCCGGCCACCGCTTCTACTTCTATCACTAGGTTCCATGTCCATGATATTCACCAGATTCAAAACGACAAGCAGGTCGCCGAGGACGATGAAACGTCCACCGTCGTAGTTACCTCCAATCTACGCCATACACAG GGCGGAGAGAACCTAGATATAAAGGATGACATTGTATCATGTTCAAGCTTGAAAAGCGAAGAAGAAAGTACAGATGACAATGAGGATTCATCATCACCTGAATTATTTTTACACCCTTGTCAGTATTTCCAGTTAGCCACAGTAGCTTTTCTCAAATGTTTCGGCCTAGATTCTACGCCTGACCCTTCTTCAACCTGTAGGCgtaggaaaagaaaagaaagttga
- the LOC107470274 gene encoding uncharacterized protein LOC107470274 isoform X3, translated as MVEGCGIPWLIWIQFLVSFLLLFVLFCFTLDHTDDEDGGATAAPATASTSITRFHVHDIHQIQNDKQVAEDDETSTVVVTSNLRHTQQGGENLDIKDDIVSCSSLKSEEESTDDNEDSSSPELFLHPCQYFQLATVAFLKCFGLDSTPDPSSTCRRRKRKES; from the exons ATGGTAGAGGGATGTGGAATTCCATGGCTGATTTGGATTCAATTCttagtttcttttcttctccttttcgtTCTATTTTGCTTCACTCTAGATCACACCGATGATGAGGATGGCGGTGCCACCGCCGCGCCGGCCACCGCTTCTACTTCTATCACTAGGTTCCATGTCCATGATATTCACCAGATTCAAAACGACAAGCAGGTCGCCGAGGACGATGAAACGTCCACCGTCGTAGTTACCTCCAATCTACGCCATACACAG CAGGGCGGAGAGAACCTAGATATAAAGGATGACATTGTATCATGTTCAAGCTTGAAAAGCGAAGAAGAAAGTACAGATGACAATGAGGATTCATCATCACCTGAATTATTTTTACACCCTTGTCAGTATTTCCAGTTAGCCACAGTAGCTTTTCTCAAATGTTTCGGCCTAGATTCTACGCCTGACCCTTCTTCAACCTGTAGGCgtaggaaaagaaaagaaagttga